The Colletotrichum higginsianum IMI 349063 chromosome 2, whole genome shotgun sequence genome has a segment encoding these proteins:
- a CDS encoding Defective in cullin neddylation protein — MAYFQDLGINLENAELLVVMELLQAPAVGELTRKGYVDGWKATGAATRQAHVAHIKSLVNSLATDLGYFRKVYRHTFVASKEDNQKALNLELAIVYWNVLFSAPGLLWQTKNHDWLELWLQFLQEKWTRSVNRDMWNQILEFAIRSMADETLSFWSEDGAWPSVVDDFVAWCKEKGVGKAETMDLDA; from the exons ATGGCGTACTTTCAGGACTTGGGCATCAACCTCGAGAATGCCGAACTTCTCGTCGTCATGGAGCTTCTTCAGGCACCTGCTGTGGGCGAGCTGACGAGAAAAGGCTACGTCGACGGCTGGAAGGCAACCGG CGCCGCGACGCGTCAAGCGCACGTCGCCCACATCAAGTCTTTGGTAAACAGTCTCGCGACCGACCTGGGGTACTTCAGAAAGGTTTATCGGCACACCTTTGTCGCCAGCAAGGAGGACAATCAGAAGGCTCTTAACCTCGAGCTTGCCATTGTCTACTGGAACGTCCTGTTCTCGGCTCCTGGCTTGCTGTGGCAGACCAAGAACCATGACTGGTTGGAGTTGTGGTTACAGTTCCTCCAAGAGAAGTGGACGCGATCTGTCAACCGCGACATGTGGAACCAGATCCTCGAATTCGCAATCAGATCGATGGCGGACGAGACTTTGTCGTTCTGGAGCGAAGACGGCGCGTGGCCAAGCGTGGTCGATGACTTTGTGGCTTGGTGTAAGGAAAAAGGAGTCGGCAAGGCCGAGACGATGGATTTGGATGCCTAG
- a CDS encoding 30S ribosomal protein S6: MLYELIGIVRPGSLAEVKEIALTAGQIVLRNGGVIRGISNWGVFALPRPISKAQMKHKAGHYFVMRYDASSSTHTDMRTTINLDPRVIRTAHVKLGDGKLETTARFGEVKWDR, from the exons ATGTTGTACGAACTCATAGGAATT GTGCGACCTGGCAGTCTTGCCGAGGTGAAGGA AATCGCCCTCACCGCCGGCCAAATCGTTCTccgcaacggcggcgtcatccGCGGCATCTCCAACTGGGGCGTCTTCGCCCTGCCGCGCCCCATCTCCAAGGCCCAGATGAAGCACAAGGCCGGCCACTACTTCGTCATGCGCTACGAcgcctcctcttccacccACACCGACATGCGCACCACCATCAACCTTGACCCCCGCGTCATTCGCACCGCCCACGTcaagctcggcgacggcaagctcgagACCACAGCCCGCTTCGGCGAAGTCAAGTGGGACCGGTAG
- a CDS encoding Squalene/phytoene synthase, producing the protein MNRTRIAGHGLRRLIQAPPRGTRGIVTEADVVKARKYCQSQLQHSDYDAHLISRLVPVRTADAYLALRSLNLELVRLPELVSNPAIGQMRMQFWRESIDKTFAGNPPAEPICLLLHQALQDLRARSTSGTASSIKFWVQRLIRTRERHMDNRPYASLAALEEYAENTYSTLMYATLAAMPLRSMHVDHLASHIGKACGIVAVLRGIPVLAAPQQQLAKSHAGPGGGRQDPALLLPLDVMAEANLREEDVFRYGPQAEGFQDAVFAVATRANDHLITAREMLKSLQAGQGAGHEFEHQGEAEHVYEHEEDDTQRDIRRGFGVLLESVPAQEYLTNLEGTNFDPWAVKASWKLPWRLWRATSKYQI; encoded by the exons ATGAATCGCACACGGATCGCCGGCCATGGCCTGAGAAGGCTCATCCAGGCTCCTCCACGGGGTACCAGAGGCATCGTCACCGAAGCagacgtcgtcaaggcgaGGAAGTACTGTCAGTCGCAGCTTCA ACATAGCGACTACGATGCTCACCTAATCAGCCGCCTCGTTCCGGTCCGGACAGCAGACGCCTACCTCGCCCTTCGCAGCCTCAACCTCGAACTTGTCCGCCTCCCGGAGCTCGTCTCGAACCCGGCCATCGGCCAGATGCGCATGCAGTTCTGGCGCGAGTCCATCGACAAGACTTTCGCCGGCAATCCCCCCGCCGAGCCCATCTGCCTGCTCCTTCACCAGGCCCTCCAGGACTTGCGCGCGCGGTCGACCAGCGGCACGGCGAGCTCGATCAAGTTCTGGGTGCAGCGCCTCATCAGAACGCGCGAAAGGCACATGGATAACCGACCTTACGCATCACTGGCCGCGCTGGAGGAGTACGCCGAGAACACGTACTCGACGCTCATGTACGCCACGCTGGCCGCCATGCCGCTGCGCTCAATGCACGTGGACCACTTGGCGAGCCACATCGGCAAGGCGTGCGGCATCGTCGCTGTCCTGCGCGGTATCCCCGTACTCGCGGCGCCCCAGCAGCAACTCGCGAAATCGCACGCCGGAccgggcggcgggcgccagGACCCTGCGTTGCTGCTCCCGCTTGACGtcatggccgaggccaacCTGCGCGAGGAGGACGTCTTCAGGTACGGCCCGCAGGCGGAGGGGTTCCAGGACGCCGTGTTCGCGGTGGCGACGCGGGCCAACGACCACCTCATCACGGCGCGCGAGATGCTCAAGAGCCTCCAGGCCGGTCAGGGAGCCGGACACGAATTTGAGCACCAGGGCGAGGCGGAGCATGTGTACGAGcacgaagaagacgacacGCAGCGGGATATCCGGCGTGGCTTCGGCGTGCTGCTCGAGTCGGTGCCGGCTCAGGAGTACCTCACGAATCTTGAGGGGACCAACTTCGACCCCTGGGCTGTGAAGGCGAGCTGGAAGCTCCCTTGGCGTTTATGGCGGGCCACGAGCAAATATCAGATCTAA
- a CDS encoding DNA repair protein RAD5 has translation MEYPGSPEPPAKRRRFFTAEDDAVSHQSSPALPTPPAYPQQRFFRDADEESPQTKSEDVKPPSSPTGSRAPLADQAIEDASNCSAPPLDTQREESAMTFDQEAFESFVGDKVSSDVLDVIRDNCGNSLERAVNMYFDGTWKNFKKKSHSINSFARPSPTSTNLPTPDLSMEDPPKPVIRRTMPEARYIGSLGVEGWATRSGSNLLNHGDVVKIERQKVQAPQATRVKTKFGVTTVAPRGASAASRRVDVMVRFTNGSGFEIGRLAKETAEWVSTLIDQKICKFEGVCVYAPERLRTNDTVFIQLKCYLLASAFHRPGFAISDNRAAGFFEEKESSEEKELRLRQVALVKLLQEINLEPTRANATASKNQRQGLLQAAEMDDKKEKDSSKPGTKEPGSSPPSDEQEDGEELEQDQLDALYRKAQSFDFNTPEAEPADTFAMDLRPYQKQALHWMMTKEKDQKSNREPSMHPLWEEYAWPLKDTDEKELLQVQDQQHFYVNPYSGDLSLDFPVQEQNCLGGILADEMGLGKTIQMLSLVHSHRSDISQLAKASGGAPTSVNELPRLASNSSSILSAPCTTLVVAPMSLLSQWQSEAEKASKEGTLKAIVYYGNDKANNLQALCCAASAASAPDVVITSYGVVLSEFNQVATKKVDKSAHTGIFSLNFFRVILDEAHHIKNRGSKTAKACYEISAEHRWVLTGTPIVNKLEDLFSLVRFLRVEPWNNFSFWKTFITVPFESKDFMRALDVVQTVLEPLVLRRTKDMKTPDGEPLVPLPPKHVEIVDVELSQTEREIYDYIFTRAKQSFRENVEAGTVMKAFTSIFAHILRLRQSCCHPVLVRNKELVADEVEAGAAADLAAGLADDMDLGSLIEHFTAAVSESESGTAAFGAHILGQIRDEAENECPICAEEPMIEQTVTGCWHSACKKCLLDYMKHQTDRHKVPTCPNCRAEINYRDLFEVVRHDDDPDVFQKSKISLQRLGINNSSAKVVALIKALRELRKEHPRVKSVVFSQFTSFLSLIEPALARVNIKFLRLDGSMAQKARAAVLDEFQESKTFTVLLLSLRAGGVGLNLTSAKRVYMMDPWWSFAVEAQAIDRVHRMGQDEEVKVYRFIVKESVEERMLRVQDRKKFIATSLGMMSDEEKKLQRIEDIKELLS, from the exons ATGGAATATCCAGGATCTCCCGAGCCTccggcgaagaggagacgATTTTTCacggccgaagacgacgctgTGAGCCATCAGTCAAGCCCGGCTCTCCCCACTCCGCCTGCGTACCCGCAACAGCGCTTCTTTCGAGATGCCGATGAAGAGTCGCCCCAGACCAAAAGCGAAGATGTGAAAccaccctcgtcgcccaCTGGATCTCGCGCTCCCCTCGCCGACCAAGCGATCGAAGATGCCTCCAACTGCTCCGCCCCGCCGCTGGATACCCAACGCGAAGAGTCCGCCATGACGTTTGACCAGGAAGCCTTTGAGAGCTTCGTTGGAGACAAGGTTTCCTCAGACGTACTGGATGTGATTCGGGACAACTGTGGGAACAGCCTTGAGCGCGCGGTCAATATGTACTTTGACGGCACCTGGAAGAACTTCAAGAAGAAGTCTCACTCCATCAACTCCTTTGCTCGACCATCCCCTACCTCCACCAACCTGCCGACACCAGACTTGTCGATGGAAGATCCGCCGAAGCCCGTCATCAGACGCACGATGCCTGAAGCTCGATACATTGGTTCACTCGGCGTCGAAGGCTGGGCTACCCGCAGCGGTTCGAATCTTCTCAACCACGGAGACGTCGTCAAGATCGAACGGCAGAAAGTCCAGGCGCCCCAGGCTACACGGGTCAAGACAAAGTTCGGTGTCACAACTGTCGCTCCTCGTGGTGcatcggccgcctcgagaCGAGTTGACGTAATGGTGCGGTTTACGAACGGCAGCGGGTTCGAGATTGGCAGGTTGGCCAAGGAAACGGCCGAATGGGTCTCGACCTTGATAGATCAAAAGATCTGCAAGTTCGAGGGTGTATGTGTGTACGCCCCTGAGCGACTGCGGACCAACGACACCGTCTTCATCCAGCTGAAATGCTACCTGTTGGCCTCGGCTTTTCACCGACCCGGCTTCGCCATCTCCGACAACAGGGCGGCTGGGTTTTTCGAAGAGAAAGAGTCAtcagaggagaaggagctgCGTCTTCGACAGGTGGCTCTGGTGAAGCTGCTGCAGGAGATTAATCTCGAACCCACACGGGCGAACGCGACCGCTAGCAAAAACCAACGACAAGGTCTGCTTCAAGCCGCTGAgatggacgacaagaaggagaaagacTCCTCTAAGCCTGGAACCAAGGAGCCGGGATCATCCCCTCCTTCTGATGagcaagaagacggcgaagagCTTGAACAAGACCAACTCGACGCGTTGTACCGCAAAGCCCAATCGTTCGACTTCAACACTCCAGAGGCAGAGCCTGCAGACACTTTCGCCATGGACTTGAGACCATACCAGAAGCAAGCACTACACTGGATGATGACAAAAGAGAAGGACCAGAAGAGTAACAGAGAGCCGAGCATGCACCCCTTATGGGAGGAATATGCCTGGCCACTCAAGGACACGGACGAAAAGGAGCTTCTTCAGGTCCAAGACCAGCAACACTTCTACGTCAACCCATACTCGGGTGACCTGTCGCTGGACTTCCCCGTTCAGGAACAAAACTGCCTGGGCGGTATCTTAGCCGACGAGATGGGTCTCGGCAAGACGATCCAGATGCTCAGCTTGGTTCACTCCCACCGATCTGACATTTCCCAACTGGCCAAGGCGAGTGGCGGCGCTCCAACATCTGTCAACGAACTCCCGAGGCTCGCTTCTAATTCCTCGAGTATCCTATCGGCACCATGCACGACACTCGTTGTGGCGCCCATGTCGCTGCTGTCTCAGTGGCAGAGTGAGGCGGAAAAGGCTTCGAAAGAAGGCACCCTCAAGGCCATAGTGTACTATGGTAACGACAAGGCCAATAACCTGCAAGCTCTGTGCTGCGCAGCGAGCGCGGCGTCTGCCCCTGACGTGGTCATCACAAGCTATGGCGTGGTGTTGTCGGAGTTCAACCAAGTCGCCACCAAGAAGGTCGACAAGTCGGCCCATACTGGCATCTTTTCCCTGAACTTCTTCCGTGTAATTCTCGATGAGGCTCATCACATCAAGAACCGAGGGTCCAAGACCGCCAAGGCTTGCTACGAGATATCCGCCGAACACCGATGGGTGTTGACTGGAACGCCAATCGTCAACAAGTTGGAGGATCTCTTCAGCCTGGTTCGTTTCCTACGCGTGGAGCCCTGGAACAACTTTTCGTTCTGGAAGACGTTCATCACGGTACCCTTCGAGTCCAAGGACTTCATGAGAGCGCTTGATGTTGTGCAGACGGTATTGGAGCCTTTGGTCCTGAGGCGCACCAAGGACATGAAGACGCCTGACGGTGAACC CTTGGTCCCGCTGCCTCCAAAGCACGTCGAGATTGTCGATGTGGAGTTGAGCCAGACAGAACGGGAGATTTACGACTACATCTTTACGAGAGCCAAGCAATCGTTTCGGGAGAACGTGGAAGCGGGCACAGTCATGAAGGCATTCACAAGTATCTTTGCCCATATCTTGCGTCTGCGTCAATCCTGTTGCCACCCTGTCTTGGTGAGGAACAAGGAGCTAGTAGCCGACGAGGTGGAAGCTGGAGCTGCGGCGGACCTGGCAGCAgggctcgccgacgacatGGACTTGGGTTCTCTCATTGAACATTTCACGGCCGCGGTGTCCGAATCTGAATCCGGTACCGCCGCTTTTGGGGCCCACATCCTCGGTCAGATTCGTGACGAGGCCGAAAACGAGTGTCCGATCTGCGCCGAAGAGCCAATGATTGAGCAGACCGTCACTGGATGCTGGCACTCGGCCTGCAAGAAGTGTCTCCTGGACTACATGAAGCACCAGACGGACCGCCACAAGGTGCCGACGTGTCCCAACTGCCGCGCGGAAATCAACTACCGGGACCTCTTCGAGGTCGTTCGTCATGACGATGATCCGGACGTGTTCCAGAAGTCCAAGATCAGCCTGCAGCGGTTGGGGATCAACAACTCGTCGGCCAAAGTCGTGGCGCTTATCAAGGCTCTGCGCGAGCTCAGAAAGGAGCACCCGCGTGTCAAATCGGTCGTCTTCAGCCAGTTCACGTCGTTCCTGTCGCTCATCGAGCCGGCCCTGGCGCGGGTCAACATCAAATTCCTCCGCCTTGACGGCTCCATGGCACAAAAGGCGAGAGCGGCGGTCTTGGACGAGTTCCAGGAGTCCAAGACGTTCACCGTGTTGCTCCTGAGTCTCCGCGCCGGTGGCGTGGGACTCAACCTGACTTCCGCGAAACGTGTTTACATGATGGATCCCTGGTGGAGTTTTGCGGTCGAGGCTCAGGCGATCGATCGTGTGCACCGAATGGggcaggacgaggaggtcaaggtATATCGCTTCATCGTCAAGGAGAGCGTGGAGGAGAGGATGCTCCGGGTCCAGGACCGGAAGAAGTTTAT TGCCACGTCTCTGGGCATGATGAgtgacgaggagaagaagctccaGCGGATTGAGGACATTAAGGAGCTGCTTAGCTAA
- a CDS encoding DNA repair protein rad5 has product MDGLLRTLTRSRNTAPSPSRGSRNRNRDRDRDRYGGGGGGGNHHGQIEIILETLARGLVEYAVHRYMKKLGGDDDKGGKHRDDRRLSTRGNGRHDDDERARGGVPNLDVEMLEHLGKNILSKAVDRFGGGNGGEDEQEEREDTRVNAKGRGRGRDRTYSRDRYNHSRERSQDRSRRRSHRHHNDDGSGGGGGGSKDDEEDGERKRRRSPRDGHSSPSRHQQQRDDGHGYGGRGRGRGTDYAPLVESLETLSNTLISLNERHPGHPDCEFYDAFVERSGKTQDAIGAVLMRIREREERREERRGRRRRS; this is encoded by the coding sequence ATGGACGGCTTACTACGAACACTAACGCGCTCCCGCAACACGGCGCCGTCCCCGAGCCGCGGCAGCCGCAACCGAAACCGCGACCGTGACCGTGACCGAtacggcggtggaggaggaggagggaacCATCATGGCCAGATCGAAATTATTCTCGAGACGCTCGCGCGGGGACTCGTCGAATATGCCGTTCACAGGTACATGAagaagctcggcggcgacgacgacaagggagGAAAGCACCGCGACGACCGGCGCCTCAGCACCCGGGGCAACGGTCGacacgacgatgacgagcgCGCTAGAGGCGGCGTTCCGAACTTGGACGTGGAGATGCTGGAGCACCTGGGCAAGAACATCCTCTCCAAGGCCGTGGAccgcttcggcggcggcaacggtgGCGAAGACGAGCAAGAAGAGCGTGAGGATACGAGAGTCAACGCAAAGGGTCGCGGGCGCGGGAGGGACAGGACGTACAGCCGGGACCGATACAATCACTCGCGCGAGCGTTCCCAGGATCGATCCCGCAGACGGAGTCACCGCCACCACAatgacgacggcagcggcggcggcggcggcggtagcaaggacgacgaagaggacggcgagcgcaAGCGGCGTCGCAGCCCCCGCGACGGGCactcgtcgccgtcgagacaccagcagcagcgcgacgacggccacggttatggcggccgcgggcgcgGACGCGGGACCGACTACGCGCCGCTGGTCGAGAGCCTGGAGACACTGTCCAACACCCTCATCTCCCTGAACGAGCGGCACCCGGGCCACCCGGACTGCGAGTTCTACGACGCCTTCGTGGAGCGGTCGGGCAAGACGCAAGACGCGATAGGGGCGGTGCTGATGCGGATCCgggagagggaagaaaggagggaggagaggcgcggtcggcggcggcggagctgA